In Glandiceps talaboti chromosome 4, keGlaTala1.1, whole genome shotgun sequence, a single window of DNA contains:
- the LOC144433907 gene encoding betaine--homocysteine S-methyltransferase 1-like gives MILTTTSRLLVQYCGQGARRCHRTFKWQAGPISQAKKDGLLERLASGRPIIGDGSFVFTLEKRGYVKAGPWTSEAAVQHPDAVRQLSREYLRAGADVIQAFTFYSTDDKLQYKTAGSESIAETSNITSVQLNRAACDIAREVANEGNALVVGGISPTPSYTEGKGKEAVQKEFETQCQIFVEKDVDFLLAEFFAAVEELEWGLEILKKTGKPLAATMRICAAGDSNGVSPGECAVRMAEAGADVLGVNCLYDPDTSIRTMKMMKEALDEAGLKPYLMAQPVGFHTQEVNTLKMGYMALPEWPLAMETRLISRADAHKFAREAYDLGVRYIGGCCGFEPYHIRALAEELAEEKGVRPAGHTKNALWGDALAESTVKADKWKANKQYWTRLNPATGRANALQLAEIEDK, from the exons ATGATCTTGACGACAACCTCGCGTCTCCTTGTGCAATATTGTGGACAGGGCGCCCGGAGGTGTCACAGAACCTTTAAGTGGCAGGCAGGGCCAATATCACAG GCTAAGAAAGATGGTTTGCTTGAAAGACTGGCATCAGGGCGCCCAATCATCGGTGATGGAAGTTTTGTATTTACACTAGAGAAAAGGGGTTACGTTAAAGCGGGTCCCTGGACGTCAGAAGCTGCAGTGCAACACCCTGATGCAG TTCGGCAGTTGAGTCGTGAGTACTTACGAGCTGGTGCCGACGTCATTCAAGCGTTCACATTTTACTCTACTGATGACAAATTGCAATATAAAACAGCAGGAAGTGAGAGTATTGCAGAAACGTCAAATATAACG AGTGTCCAACTGAACCGTGCTGCATGTGACATCGCAAGAGAAGTAGCGAACGAAGGAAACGCCCTTGTTGTCGGTGGGATATCACCAACACCTAGTTATACCGAAGGCAAAGGAAAGGAGGCCGTACAGAAGGAATTTGAAACTCAGtgtcaaatatttgttgaaaAGGATGTGGATTTCCTGTTAGCCGAG TTTTTCGCTGCAGTGGAGGAACTCGAATGGGGATTGGAGATCTTAAAAAAGACCGGAAAACCTTTGGCTGCTACTATGCGAATCTGTGCTGCCGGTGACTCCAATGGTGTGAGCCCTGGAGAGTGTGCTGTTCGAATGGCAGAAGCAG GTGCTGATGTGCTTGGTGTTAACTGTCTATATGACCCTGATACAAGTATTCGTACGATGAAGATGATGAAGGAAGCTCTGGATGAAGCGGGTTTGAAACCCTACCTGATGGCTCAACCAGTTGGATTCCACACACAGGAAGTCAATACTCTTAAAATGGGATACATGGCTCTACCAGAGTGGCCGTTAG CCATGGAAACCCGCCTAATTAGTCGTGCCGATGCTCACAAATTCGCCCGTGAAGCCTACGACCTAGGGGTACGTTATATCGGTGGATGTTGTGGATTTGAACCATATCACATCAGAGCTTTGGCGGAAGAG CTTGCTGAGGAGAAGGGAGTTCGTCCTGCTGGTCACACTAAGAATGCCCTTTGGGGTGATGCATTGGCAGAAAGTACAGTCAAAGCTGACAAATGGAA GGCAAACAAGCAATATTGGACACGATTGAATCCTGCAACAGGACGAGCTAACGCTCTACAACTCGCAGAGATCGAAGACAAATAA